DNA from Amorphoplanes friuliensis DSM 7358:
CACCGACGACCTTGGTCTCCAGCTCGACCTCGACACCGAGCAGGTGCAGCTGCCGCAGCGCCCGGGTCGACAGGTGGTCACCGAAGGTGTTCAGCACCGCGCCGACCGCGTCGACCAGGATGATCCGGGCCTTGCGCGGGTCGATGTGCTTGTACTGCCCCGGCAGGGTGCGGTGCGCGAGCTCGGCGATCTGCCCGGCCATCTCGACACCCGTGGGGCCCGCCCCGACGACCACGAAGGTCATCCAGCGCTCGACGTCCTCGGGGTTGGCCTGCAGATCGGCCAGCTCGAACGCACCGAAGATGCGCGCCCGCAGCTCCAGGGCGTCGTCGATGCTCTTCATGCCGGGTGCGTACTCGGCGAAGGCGTCGTTGCCGAAGTACGACTGCGAGGCGCCTGCGGCGACGATCAGCGTGTCGTACTCGACGGTGTAGTCGATGCCCGGCGCCTCGACCGCGACCGTCTTCGTGGCGACGTCGATGTCGGTGACCGTGCCGAGCTTCACGTCGACGTTGTCCTGGCGCTTGAGGATCTCCCGGATCGGCGGCGCGATCTCACCCTCCGAGAGGATGCCCGTCGCGACCTGGTAGAGCAGCGGCTGGAACAGGTGATAGGCGGTGCTGTTGATCAGCGTGATGTCGACGGGCGCCTTACGCAGCGCCTTCGTGGAAAACAGCCCGCCGAAGCCGGCTCCGACGACCACTACGCGGTGCCGGCGATCAGATCGTTGAGGCATCAAAAGTCTCCGGTTGTCGTGGTCGTCCTGCGCGTACGGTATCAACGACGTGATGGAAACTCTCTTCTTGCTGTTCCCAGGACGTCACCACGTCCTTACCCGTTTTCAGGCCGAGTACCTGCGACGGTGGCCCGGCGCGACGGTTGTGTGGGCGGTCACGTCGGCCAACCACGAGAACACGAAGCGCAATCCGGTGCCGTACCACCGGCGCGAGGCGGCGATCGAGCGCTTCAGTGTGCTCGCCGACCTGCGTTCCGTGGTCGTCCCGGTCTTCGACACGACGCCGACGGACCGGTTCGCCGAGGTCACGCTCAAGAACATCACGGTGGCCACCGGCCTGGACCTGACCCCGGACAACACCGTGGTGGCGTGCTCGACCCCCGCGGTCGCGGCGCTCTACTCGGCGCTGGGCTTCCGCATCGCCGGCGTCGAGGCCTCGGAGGACCCGGAGCCGGCCCGCCCGTGGGACGTCCTGCTGCGCCTCGCGGCCGGTGACGAGACCTGGCATGAGCTGGCCCACCCCGCGACCATCGACGTCTTCGAGCGCTACCAGCTGGTCGAGACCGTCCGCTCGGTCGTCAACGACCCGGTCGTCGGCGACGAGGGCGGCCTGACCCCGACCCGCAACTACCGCACCTACGTCGAGGCGTTCGCCGACAGCGCGGCCCGCAAGTGGAAACTCGTCGACCAGCACGTCCGCCCAGGCCGCATCGTCGACATCGGCTGCGGCGCCGGCGCGGTCCTCGAGCTCGCCGACCGTGACCCGGCCCTGCGCGAGAGCGACCTCATCGGTGTCGAGATCGCCCGCCACCTCTACGAGGAGTGCATGCACAAGAAGGCCCAGGGCGTCTTCCACAACGCCAACGTCTTCTTCTACCGCCGCAACGTCCTCGGCGGCGCCATCTTCCCGCCGCGTTCGATCGACACGACACTGACGTTCGCCCTGACCCACGAGATCTGGTCCTACGGCGACCGCTGGGAGTCGATGCGCCGCTTCGCCCAGGCCATCTACGACCACACCGCCCCCGGCGGCGTCTGGATCAACAGCGACGTCTGCGGCCCCGACGGCCGCGACCGCCCGGTCCACCTCACCCTCACCACGACCGACGGCACCAACCCCGCTTCGGTACGCCGTGACCTGGGCGAACTGCCCCCGGAGGAGGTCTCGGCGTACGTCGGCGGCCTGTCCACGAGGGCGCGCCTGGACCAGTTCGCCGTCGACTACCGCTTCCCCTTCACGTACTCCCCCGCCGGCGACGCGCTCGAGCTGACCTTCGGCGACGCGATGGACTACCTGACCCGCAAGGACTACACCGACAACTGGCTCTCGGAAACCCAGGAGCAGTTCTGCGGCCTGGAGTACGCCGACTGGAAGTCCCTGCTGGCGGACGTGGGCTTCGAGGTCGACCCGGCCTCCCACACCACCCGCAACGACTGGATCGTCGACAACCGCCTCGCCCCCACCGCCACCCTGACCACCCCGGACGCCACCCCCCTCGACTGGCCGGTCACCCACGTCCTGCTGGTCGCCCGCCGCCCCTTGAACACTTGAGCGCCTAGTAGTGCTTTGTCATGGTCCTCTTCCCGCGCGGGTTTTTCGTTGCGGGAAGCGGGTTTGGCAGGTCGGGCAGGTGCCGATGAGGCGGGCCAGCAGGTGTTGCAGGCGTCGGAGTACGGCGTAGAGAGTCATTCCGGCGCACGGGTTTTTGGGTCCAGGCGTTGCAGGGTGAGAAACGCGTGAGCGGCGGAGACCAGGGTGGTGTGGTGGTGCCAGCCTTGCCAGGTGCGGCCTTCGTAGTGGTCCAGGCCGAGCCCGGTTTTGACCTCGCGGTAGTCGTGTTCGATGCGCCAGCGCAGCTTGGCCTGCCTGACGAGGTGCCGATATGGGGTCGTGGCGGGCAGGTTCGACAGCCAGTAGCGGGTCGGTTCCGGCTCGCCGGGTGGCCATTCGGCGATCAGCCACCGCACGGGCAGGTCTTCGTCGAAGCCGACGGCCCGGCGATGCACCAGGCTGGCGGGACGCAGCCGCAGGAACACGAAACTGCCGCCCATCTTCCGGGCTTTGCCGGCCCGGCGGCGTGAACCCTCGCGCCAGGTGACCCTGCGAGTCGCGTCGCGGCCGGCGGCCAAGACGTGGGTTTTGAGGCCGGGTGCGGCTTGCCGGTAGATCAGCGGCGGCCGCCGGCCAGCACCCTTATACGGGGGTGAGGTGCGCTGGGCGTCGATGGTGAAAGCGGTATGCGCGCAGTTCACGCCGACGACGTAGCTCAGGTTCCGGTCCTCGAGACCTTGGCGGAACTCAGCGGCGTCGCCGTAACCGGCATCAGCGACGATCAACGGCGGCGTCAGCCCCCACCCGCGGGCTTCATCGATCATGTCCATGCCCAGACGCCACTTCTCGCGATGCACGACGTCGTCCGGCA
Protein-coding regions in this window:
- a CDS encoding class I SAM-dependent methyltransferase, with product METLFLLFPGRHHVLTRFQAEYLRRWPGATVVWAVTSANHENTKRNPVPYHRREAAIERFSVLADLRSVVVPVFDTTPTDRFAEVTLKNITVATGLDLTPDNTVVACSTPAVAALYSALGFRIAGVEASEDPEPARPWDVLLRLAAGDETWHELAHPATIDVFERYQLVETVRSVVNDPVVGDEGGLTPTRNYRTYVEAFADSAARKWKLVDQHVRPGRIVDIGCGAGAVLELADRDPALRESDLIGVEIARHLYEECMHKKAQGVFHNANVFFYRRNVLGGAIFPPRSIDTTLTFALTHEIWSYGDRWESMRRFAQAIYDHTAPGGVWINSDVCGPDGRDRPVHLTLTTTDGTNPASVRRDLGELPPEEVSAYVGGLSTRARLDQFAVDYRFPFTYSPAGDALELTFGDAMDYLTRKDYTDNWLSETQEQFCGLEYADWKSLLADVGFEVDPASHTTRNDWIVDNRLAPTATLTTPDATPLDWPVTHVLLVARRPLNT
- a CDS encoding IS701 family transposase, giving the protein MDTAEVQQLADDLDAFVADVFASLTRSRWQERAEHYLRGLMLDGRRKSIQPMAARLAGPHEQALNHFVTNSPWDAALVRRRLAVRMDEAIVPAAWALDDTGWLKYGTASVGVTRQYTGTAGKVTNCQIGVSLNLVTDTASCPVDWRLFVPESWDPASDKATSETPERRRKTGMPDDVVHREKWRLGMDMIDEARGWGLTPPLIVADAGYGDAAEFRQGLEDRNLSYVVGVNCAHTAFTIDAQRTSPPYKGAGRRPPLIYRQAAPGLKTHVLAAGRDATRRVTWREGSRRRAGKARKMGGSFVFLRLRPASLVHRRAVGFDEDLPVRWLIAEWPPGEPEPTRYWLSNLPATTPYRHLVRQAKLRWRIEHDYREVKTGLGLDHYEGRTWQGWHHHTTLVSAAHAFLTLQRLDPKTRAPE
- a CDS encoding NAD(P)/FAD-dependent oxidoreductase encodes the protein MVVGAGFGGLFSTKALRKAPVDITLINSTAYHLFQPLLYQVATGILSEGEIAPPIREILKRQDNVDVKLGTVTDIDVATKTVAVEAPGIDYTVEYDTLIVAAGASQSYFGNDAFAEYAPGMKSIDDALELRARIFGAFELADLQANPEDVERWMTFVVVGAGPTGVEMAGQIAELAHRTLPGQYKHIDPRKARIILVDAVGAVLNTFGDHLSTRALRQLHLLGVEVELETKVVGVDATGIEVETARGHQRIESMTKMWAAGVAAPPLARKLAAAAGAETDRAGRLKVNPDCSVPGHPEIFAVGDMMALDQLPGVAQVAIQSGRHVADQIKRRLDGRETGQAFKYFDKGSMATISRFSAVASIGKLRVSGFLGWLMWLAVHLLYLVGFKNRLTAVLHWAVSFLGRGRSERVSTFQQAYARAAVREYGDPFERRRAAEAEATQVQPATTVR